One genomic region from Arthrobacter pigmenti encodes:
- a CDS encoding sensor histidine kinase, translating to MDTHHRIASWLRERQGTVDLSLAVIAFVVLALPYVLLFSPVEFAISTALVIPLAWRRSRTVAAASVVAAVSLGQLIINHPPVPAQLSVLVMVYALAAYAPRWAGLGGLGLAAFGMVAGITQFGFNQTLTGFADLPLYALYMFFALAVVLLCWTFGDLARNRRLTIQALQDRARRLEVERQQERDLAAADERNHIAREMHDIVAHSLSVMIAQADGARYAGAADPAVATFTLGTIAETGRASLREMRRLLGVLRNDDDAPIRPLPTLADVPELVATVRRAGLDISVASEGTPRRPLPAGAELTGYRVVQESLTNVLKHAGPKASASAQLAWTARGLEITVDDDGRGAASDSTTAGAGQGIKGMAERLKLYDGSLAAAPLNGGGFRVHAVIPYTEA from the coding sequence ATGGACACGCATCACCGGATAGCCTCCTGGCTGCGGGAAAGACAGGGCACCGTCGATCTCTCGCTCGCCGTTATCGCTTTCGTGGTGCTCGCGCTGCCCTACGTCCTGCTGTTCAGTCCTGTTGAGTTCGCGATCTCCACGGCCCTGGTGATACCGCTTGCCTGGAGGCGAAGCCGGACGGTGGCTGCGGCGTCGGTGGTTGCTGCCGTTTCGCTGGGTCAGCTGATCATCAATCACCCTCCGGTGCCGGCACAGCTCAGCGTCCTCGTCATGGTGTACGCCCTGGCTGCATACGCTCCGCGTTGGGCCGGCCTCGGTGGATTGGGACTGGCAGCCTTCGGCATGGTCGCCGGGATCACGCAATTCGGGTTCAACCAGACCCTCACCGGCTTCGCAGACCTGCCGCTGTACGCGCTCTACATGTTCTTTGCTCTCGCGGTGGTGCTGCTGTGCTGGACTTTTGGCGACCTGGCACGGAACCGCCGGCTCACCATTCAGGCACTCCAGGACCGCGCACGGCGCCTGGAGGTCGAGCGGCAGCAGGAACGGGACCTCGCCGCGGCGGATGAACGCAACCACATCGCCCGCGAGATGCACGACATCGTGGCGCATTCCCTGTCCGTCATGATTGCCCAGGCCGACGGCGCACGTTACGCCGGAGCCGCGGATCCCGCCGTCGCGACCTTCACGCTCGGCACCATTGCGGAGACCGGGCGGGCGTCGCTCCGTGAGATGCGCCGGCTGCTGGGCGTCCTACGGAACGACGACGACGCCCCCATCCGTCCCCTGCCCACCCTCGCGGACGTCCCTGAGCTGGTTGCAACCGTTCGCCGGGCCGGGCTGGACATCTCGGTCGCTTCCGAAGGAACACCGCGCAGGCCGCTTCCCGCCGGCGCTGAACTCACTGGGTACCGGGTGGTGCAGGAATCGCTTACCAACGTGCTCAAACATGCCGGACCGAAGGCCTCCGCATCGGCCCAGCTCGCCTGGACTGCGAGAGGCCTGGAAATCACCGTCGACGACGACGGCCGCGGCGCCGCCTCGGACAGCACCACCGCGGGTGCAGGGCAGGGAATTAAGGGCATGGCCGAGCGCCTGAAACTCTACGATGGAAGCCTGGCGGCCGCGCCCCTGAACGGCGGCGGCTTCCGGGTCCACGCTGTTATTCCCTACACGGAGGCCTGA
- the metG gene encoding methionine--tRNA ligase, which yields MSSAQKPPFYITTAITYPNGVPHIGHAYEYVATDAIARFKRLDGYDVMFLTGTDEHGMKIAQTAEKEGITPKELVDRNAAAYKAAHGDLAISYDRFIRTTDEDHYAASQDIWKRMEANGDIYLDKYAGWYSVRDEAYYTDDETEVREDGIRYSKETDTEVTWTEEESYFFRLSNYQDRLLALYADQPEFGAPQSRFNEVISFVKRGLEDLSISRTTFDWGVPVPGDPKHVMYVWVDALTNYLTGVGYPDTESEQFRKYWPADVHVIGKDISRFHAIYWPAFLMSAGIELPKRIMIHGFLHNKGVKMSKSLGNVIAPKDWMEQYGRDQIRFFLLREVPFGADGSYSHEAIVTRMNSDLANNLGNLAQRSLSMVAKNCDGLVPAPSSLSEADQRILEAANQLLPACRAAYEKQELSRALEAIWTVLGDTNAYFAEQQPWVLRKTDLDRMNTVLYVTLEILRIVSILVQPVMPDGAAKLLTALGQGTTDDDGGRSFGALGTPLVPGVALPAPEPVFPKYEEPEQS from the coding sequence GTGAGTTCTGCGCAGAAACCCCCGTTCTACATCACCACCGCCATCACGTACCCCAACGGCGTGCCCCACATCGGCCACGCCTATGAGTACGTGGCTACGGATGCAATCGCCCGCTTCAAGCGGCTCGATGGTTATGACGTCATGTTCCTTACCGGAACGGACGAACACGGGATGAAGATCGCCCAGACGGCAGAGAAGGAAGGCATAACTCCGAAGGAGCTGGTGGACCGGAACGCCGCGGCCTACAAGGCTGCGCACGGAGACCTCGCAATCAGCTACGACCGCTTCATCCGCACCACTGATGAAGATCACTACGCTGCGTCGCAGGACATCTGGAAGCGGATGGAGGCTAACGGGGACATCTATCTCGACAAGTACGCCGGCTGGTACTCGGTGCGGGATGAAGCGTACTACACGGACGATGAAACCGAAGTCCGCGAGGACGGCATCCGCTACTCGAAGGAGACGGACACCGAGGTCACCTGGACCGAGGAGGAGAGCTACTTCTTCCGCCTCTCCAATTACCAGGACCGGCTGCTCGCGCTCTACGCGGACCAGCCGGAATTCGGCGCGCCACAGTCCCGCTTCAACGAGGTCATCAGCTTCGTCAAGCGTGGTCTGGAGGACCTCTCGATCAGCCGCACCACCTTCGATTGGGGCGTTCCGGTCCCCGGCGACCCCAAGCACGTGATGTATGTGTGGGTGGACGCGCTGACCAACTACCTCACCGGCGTCGGCTACCCGGATACGGAGTCGGAGCAGTTCCGGAAGTACTGGCCGGCGGACGTCCATGTAATTGGCAAGGACATCTCCCGTTTCCACGCCATCTACTGGCCCGCGTTCCTGATGTCCGCCGGCATCGAGCTGCCCAAGCGCATCATGATCCACGGCTTCCTGCACAACAAGGGCGTCAAGATGTCCAAGTCGCTGGGCAACGTGATCGCACCCAAGGACTGGATGGAGCAGTACGGACGGGACCAGATCCGCTTCTTCCTGCTGCGCGAAGTTCCCTTCGGGGCGGACGGCTCCTACAGCCACGAGGCCATTGTCACGCGGATGAACTCGGACCTTGCCAACAACCTGGGAAACCTGGCGCAGCGCTCGCTGTCCATGGTGGCGAAAAACTGCGACGGACTGGTGCCCGCGCCGTCGTCGTTATCCGAGGCCGACCAGCGAATTCTCGAGGCCGCGAACCAGCTCCTGCCTGCCTGCCGGGCAGCGTATGAGAAGCAGGAGCTTTCCCGCGCACTCGAAGCGATCTGGACGGTGCTGGGTGACACCAACGCCTACTTCGCCGAACAGCAGCCGTGGGTCCTGCGGAAGACGGATCTGGACCGTATGAACACGGTGCTCTACGTGACGCTTGAGATCCTGCGGATCGTGTCCATCCTCGTTCAGCCGGTGATGCCCGACGGCGCAGCGAAGCTCCTGACGGCGCTCGGTCAGGGAACCACGGACGACGACGGCGGCCGCAGCTTCGGCGCGCTCGGCACCCCGCTTGTGCCGGGCGTCGCCCTCCCGGCGCCGGAACCGGTGTTCCCCAAGTACGAGGAACCTGAGCAGAGCTGA
- a CDS encoding response regulator: MSSPNSPAPIRVGLVDDQQLVRSGFSMLINSQPDLEVRCQAGTGTEAVAMLAATPADVVLMDVRMPGMDGIEATRRILEQAQGAGPRIIVLTTFDLDEYALAAIQAGASGFLLKDAPPEELLEAIRTVHRGDAVIAPSTTRRLLDHVAPLLRQPSATNEAATTAVGTLTAREREVFTLIAQGRSNTEIAGDLFLSEATVKTHVGHILAKLGARDRVQAVVMAYEAGVVRP, encoded by the coding sequence ATGAGTAGCCCGAATTCCCCCGCGCCCATCCGAGTGGGCCTCGTTGACGACCAGCAACTGGTCCGCAGCGGTTTTTCGATGCTCATCAACTCCCAGCCGGATCTGGAAGTCCGGTGCCAGGCCGGAACCGGCACAGAAGCGGTGGCCATGCTTGCTGCCACACCGGCCGACGTCGTACTCATGGATGTCCGGATGCCCGGAATGGACGGCATCGAGGCAACCCGGCGCATTCTTGAACAGGCGCAGGGTGCCGGTCCACGCATCATCGTGCTCACCACCTTCGACCTCGACGAGTACGCCCTTGCCGCCATCCAGGCCGGCGCCAGCGGTTTCCTGCTCAAGGATGCGCCGCCCGAAGAACTGCTGGAGGCCATCCGGACCGTGCACCGGGGAGACGCGGTCATTGCACCCTCGACCACCCGCAGGCTGCTGGACCATGTGGCTCCCCTGCTGCGGCAGCCGTCCGCCACCAATGAGGCGGCGACCACCGCCGTCGGAACCCTGACGGCACGCGAGCGCGAGGTGTTCACGCTGATTGCGCAGGGTCGCTCGAACACCGAGATTGCCGGCGACCTGTTCCTCTCGGAGGCGACCGTGAAGACCCACGTGGGGCACATCCTCGCCAAACTCGGCGCGAGGGACCGGGTGCAGGCGGTGGTCATGGCCTACGAGGCCGGCGTCGTTCGCCCCTGA
- a CDS encoding AfsR/SARP family transcriptional regulator, whose amino-acid sequence MLQSDAFSPAHSGSQPAPAIPQNHLTINLIGALQIRRGDTVLDARALGGPKPRQILEILLLNLGTPVSKDRLIELLWGGRPPAEALPTLESYVSVLRRNLQPGSGKAGPLRTTTGGYVMDRTLVDLDLNRFEQLIRQAQHSSGSDALNKLRTALSLATAPLLGDELLPAWAEDERELHATRVLDATILAAETAAGIGKAEESIELAQRALKSDPLNERAWLCLILGLEQAGRHAEGLQSYERCRRAMDRELGCAPGPGLKAAYARLLQTTADGEGELSDVLSALLMLHSQLSRQATFATQPLATPNVRQALREAGNVINSFIVRAMSAA is encoded by the coding sequence ATGTTGCAGTCAGACGCATTCTCACCAGCACACTCCGGCTCACAGCCCGCACCCGCAATCCCCCAGAACCACCTCACCATCAACCTCATCGGAGCGCTCCAGATCCGGCGGGGAGACACCGTGCTCGACGCGCGGGCACTCGGCGGACCGAAGCCGCGCCAGATCCTGGAGATCCTGCTCCTCAACCTCGGCACCCCCGTTTCGAAGGACAGGCTGATCGAACTCCTCTGGGGCGGACGTCCGCCGGCAGAGGCATTGCCGACGCTCGAAAGTTACGTGAGCGTCCTCCGCCGCAACCTCCAGCCAGGCAGCGGCAAGGCCGGCCCACTGCGCACCACCACTGGCGGCTACGTCATGGACCGTACGCTCGTGGACCTGGACCTCAACCGCTTCGAGCAGCTCATCCGCCAGGCGCAGCACTCTTCAGGGAGCGATGCACTGAATAAGCTCCGCACTGCACTGTCGCTGGCCACTGCTCCCCTACTCGGCGACGAACTGCTGCCGGCCTGGGCAGAGGACGAACGCGAACTCCACGCCACCCGCGTGCTTGACGCGACAATCCTCGCTGCGGAGACCGCGGCAGGCATTGGGAAGGCCGAGGAGTCGATCGAACTGGCACAGCGGGCCCTCAAGTCAGATCCCCTGAATGAACGGGCCTGGTTGTGCCTCATCCTCGGCCTTGAGCAGGCCGGCCGGCATGCCGAGGGACTCCAGAGCTACGAACGTTGCCGCCGTGCCATGGACCGCGAGTTGGGTTGCGCTCCGGGCCCCGGCCTCAAGGCAGCGTACGCCCGGCTCCTGCAGACAACGGCCGACGGCGAAGGCGAACTCTCGGACGTCCTTTCGGCGTTGCTGATGCTGCACAGCCAGCTCAGCCGGCAGGCGACGTTCGCCACGCAGCCACTTGCCACCCCCAACGTCCGGCAGGCCCTGCGGGAGGCCGGCAACGTCATCAATTCCTTTATTGTCCGTGCGATGTCAGCAGCCTGA
- a CDS encoding S-layer homology domain-containing protein — MASIVAAGAVCLPILVAPPAATAVEIAAVPGGSSLAAVGPIDSSNGYPLWYEDNGLASAGLDPLRLELCLEAIMCGAEIPNPNAPISLPENYPDEGFWWAAEAEIDRPIGDRALLVYAQEAAFGGAGGVAVGQQVAFSRQRIRIDSLNPNTSYKITTPYGVENIVTDVEGEINETQDIGCMSPPCGFELAMTGHIGPFLRWDPNQGQTAPEGYIGNPAIPHAVVGSPNNTNFFRIEGPNAGGPGVNSVETELFSVTGRIAQLRATVDQPGDLFGAATDVYVQPSFPKEADIVYTLDGTEPTLTNGTRVATDGKPGFAATVTIPAAAPDAVDDLGNPTTIRHTTLKYFAVDANGGVSETYTQQYTVDTSLPTVTATPDGLSEAPVNGRIVLQGAQTVTLTATDPLGGADPDIFYTTDGTRPTVDVDGNPVGSTKEYSDPVELRTSTVLNTLAVSDQGLVGPNSKYNYVVYNIKEVGPKGNHGFPEYLTDWNGQKLALCLDDPACGLEAPFDTELAQFPTSFPGESFWWSAGAEIPVTGGGRARLVLAMEAAFANEVPKEGDQVMFGRTRYSMRGLEPGATYRITQPYGVDVMTADPEDEDGELAYTADIGCLDAACSPDLLKESQIGPFLKSTLAPDGYLGDGATEAPVTGSPFDTNFFKLEQLTDANGVEFDVPRLIGQTNNFVVVGRLFDTPAPERRPATPVAPALNIAAARIGEAQLQLTPPADGGTPITGFEIRVTDQNGTQVGELIEAPADATTVKITGLPADQDHRFQVAARNAKGVSAFSPVSALLPALAPPFPDIPHKTVFFTEIAWLAGEEITLGYDDGKFQPLWQVKRDVMAAFLYRLAGEPAWNAPTVSPFKDVKPGDHFYKEITWLANEGITTGWDDGTFRPLVSVNRDMMAAFLYRMADVQEYTPPAVNPFPDVSTAKPFYKEIQWLAETKITTGFEDKTFKPLHAVNRDMMAAFLYRFDGQGFLD; from the coding sequence ATGGCATCTATTGTTGCGGCGGGCGCGGTTTGCCTGCCGATCCTGGTGGCGCCGCCGGCAGCGACCGCAGTTGAGATTGCGGCAGTCCCCGGTGGGTCAAGCCTCGCCGCCGTGGGTCCTATCGACTCCTCTAACGGCTACCCGCTCTGGTACGAAGACAACGGGCTCGCCTCGGCCGGCCTCGATCCGCTTCGCCTTGAACTCTGCCTCGAAGCGATCATGTGCGGCGCCGAGATTCCGAATCCGAACGCACCCATCTCCCTCCCGGAGAACTATCCGGATGAGGGTTTCTGGTGGGCCGCCGAAGCCGAGATTGACCGGCCGATCGGCGACCGCGCGCTGCTTGTGTACGCCCAGGAAGCCGCGTTCGGCGGTGCCGGCGGGGTGGCAGTTGGCCAGCAGGTGGCGTTTTCCCGCCAGCGCATCCGGATCGACTCACTGAACCCCAACACCTCCTACAAAATCACCACTCCGTATGGGGTGGAGAACATTGTCACGGATGTGGAGGGCGAGATTAACGAGACCCAGGACATCGGCTGCATGAGCCCGCCCTGCGGTTTCGAGCTGGCCATGACGGGCCATATCGGTCCGTTCCTGCGTTGGGATCCGAATCAGGGCCAAACGGCACCGGAGGGCTACATCGGCAACCCGGCCATTCCGCACGCAGTGGTCGGCAGCCCGAACAACACCAACTTCTTCCGGATTGAGGGCCCCAACGCAGGCGGCCCCGGCGTCAATTCGGTGGAAACTGAGCTGTTCTCGGTCACCGGACGGATTGCCCAGCTCCGCGCGACGGTGGACCAGCCGGGCGACCTGTTTGGTGCGGCTACCGATGTATACGTGCAGCCTTCTTTCCCGAAGGAAGCGGACATTGTCTACACCCTGGACGGGACCGAACCGACGCTCACTAACGGCACCCGCGTGGCGACGGACGGTAAGCCGGGATTCGCTGCGACCGTTACTATCCCCGCAGCGGCTCCGGATGCAGTGGACGACCTCGGCAACCCCACCACTATCCGGCACACCACGCTGAAGTACTTCGCGGTGGATGCCAACGGTGGGGTGAGCGAAACGTACACCCAGCAGTACACGGTGGACACCTCGCTGCCGACCGTCACGGCGACTCCGGACGGTCTGTCCGAGGCACCAGTCAACGGGCGGATTGTCCTCCAGGGCGCCCAGACGGTCACGTTGACCGCCACGGATCCGTTGGGCGGCGCTGATCCGGACATCTTCTACACCACTGACGGCACCCGCCCGACGGTGGACGTAGATGGAAACCCGGTTGGATCCACCAAGGAATACTCGGATCCGGTCGAGCTGCGGACGTCCACTGTCCTGAACACCCTGGCCGTCAGCGACCAGGGTTTGGTGGGACCGAACTCCAAGTACAACTACGTCGTGTACAACATCAAGGAGGTAGGTCCGAAGGGCAACCACGGTTTCCCCGAGTACCTGACCGACTGGAACGGCCAGAAACTGGCACTCTGCCTGGATGATCCCGCTTGTGGGCTGGAAGCACCGTTCGACACGGAGTTGGCGCAGTTCCCGACCAGCTTCCCCGGAGAGTCCTTCTGGTGGTCAGCCGGTGCCGAGATTCCGGTCACCGGGGGTGGCCGCGCACGGCTGGTCCTGGCGATGGAAGCCGCATTCGCCAACGAAGTTCCTAAAGAGGGCGATCAGGTGATGTTCGGACGCACCCGCTACAGCATGCGGGGCCTCGAACCGGGCGCCACCTACAGAATCACCCAGCCCTACGGCGTCGACGTCATGACTGCCGATCCGGAGGACGAGGATGGCGAGCTCGCGTACACAGCCGACATCGGTTGCCTGGACGCTGCCTGCTCGCCGGACCTGCTGAAGGAGTCCCAGATCGGACCGTTCCTGAAGTCCACCCTCGCTCCGGACGGTTACCTGGGCGACGGCGCAACTGAGGCACCGGTTACGGGCAGCCCGTTCGACACCAACTTCTTCAAGTTGGAGCAGTTGACGGACGCAAACGGTGTCGAGTTCGATGTGCCCCGGCTGATCGGCCAGACGAACAACTTCGTCGTCGTCGGACGCCTGTTCGACACCCCGGCTCCGGAGCGCCGCCCTGCCACCCCGGTGGCACCTGCGCTCAACATAGCTGCGGCGCGTATCGGTGAGGCACAGCTCCAGCTGACCCCACCGGCCGACGGCGGAACGCCGATCACCGGGTTCGAAATCCGGGTCACCGACCAGAACGGAACGCAGGTCGGTGAGCTGATCGAGGCGCCGGCTGACGCAACGACGGTGAAGATCACCGGCCTTCCTGCGGACCAGGACCACCGGTTCCAGGTAGCGGCCCGAAACGCGAAGGGCGTCAGTGCCTTCTCGCCCGTCTCGGCGCTGCTGCCGGCACTTGCTCCGCCGTTCCCCGACATCCCCCACAAGACCGTGTTCTTCACAGAGATCGCGTGGCTTGCGGGCGAAGAGATCACCTTGGGATACGACGACGGCAAGTTCCAGCCGCTCTGGCAGGTCAAGCGGGACGTGATGGCGGCGTTCCTCTACCGCCTCGCCGGCGAACCCGCGTGGAATGCGCCGACGGTATCGCCGTTCAAGGACGTCAAGCCAGGAGACCACTTCTACAAGGAGATCACCTGGTTGGCGAACGAGGGCATCACGACCGGTTGGGATGATGGCACATTCCGACCACTCGTCTCGGTCAACCGTGACATGATGGCGGCGTTCCTCTACCGGATGGCGGACGTTCAGGAATACACGCCTCCGGCAGTGAATCCGTTCCCGGACGTCTCGACTGCCAAGCCGTTCTACAAGGAAATCCAGTGGCTCGCCGAAACCAAGATCACCACCGGATTCGAGGACAAGACCTTCAAGCCGCTTCACGCAGTGAACCGCGACATGATGGCCGCCTTCCTCTACCGTTTCGACGGGCAGGGCTTCCTCGACTAA
- a CDS encoding ABC transporter ATP-binding protein: MTSHSSTAAAPSSPTPVSSAAVAAVSLNKSYGRGNTTVQALSDVTVSFPAGRFTAIMGPSGSGKSTLMHCLAGLDTADSGSISIGGTDITGLPDADLTRLRRDRVGFVFQSFNLIPTLTAEQNITLPVALAGGSVDREWLTQICTILGLTDRLTHRPHELSGGQQQRVAVARALLTRPDVIFGDEPTGNLDSRSGAEVLSLLRRSSSEMGQSIIMVTHDPVAASYADGVILMQDGRLVGELDRSTPEAILAALSQLGA; the protein is encoded by the coding sequence ATGACATCGCATTCTTCAACGGCCGCCGCGCCATCAAGTCCCACACCAGTTTCTTCAGCAGCGGTCGCTGCCGTCTCCCTGAACAAGTCCTACGGCCGGGGCAACACCACCGTCCAGGCCCTCAGCGACGTCACGGTCAGCTTCCCGGCCGGACGTTTCACTGCCATCATGGGCCCGTCCGGCTCGGGAAAGTCCACGCTCATGCACTGCCTCGCCGGACTGGATACCGCCGACTCCGGAAGCATCTCGATCGGCGGCACCGACATCACGGGACTGCCCGACGCCGACCTGACGCGGCTCCGGCGCGACCGCGTGGGCTTCGTTTTCCAATCCTTCAACCTCATCCCCACCCTCACAGCGGAGCAGAACATCACGCTGCCCGTTGCGCTGGCGGGCGGATCGGTCGACCGGGAATGGCTGACCCAGATCTGCACCATCCTCGGGCTCACAGACCGGCTCACCCACCGGCCGCACGAACTCTCCGGCGGTCAGCAGCAGCGCGTCGCCGTTGCCCGCGCCCTGCTCACCCGACCGGACGTCATCTTCGGCGACGAGCCCACCGGCAACCTGGACTCACGCTCCGGCGCCGAGGTGCTCTCCCTGCTGCGCCGCAGCAGCTCCGAGATGGGACAGAGCATCATCATGGTCACCCATGACCCGGTGGCGGCCTCCTACGCAGACGGCGTAATCCTCATGCAGGATGGCCGGCTGGTCGGCGAACTCGACCGCAGCACCCCCGAAGCCATCCTCGCCGCCCTCTCGCAGCTGGGAGCCTGA
- a CDS encoding FtsX-like permease family protein encodes MLIVALSQVARHARRYIAVGLAVMLGVGFLAATLMVGGTTTATLQNSIGTEYANADLVVSSENGGPLPADAADRVASISGVDTVHADTQGAVVLSVSDTTNIATLATLAPDALETLALTEGALPETDGEILIDSESAGQLGLSVGDTATAASLGAGTPEESIASGGTELAVVGITEPSDHPFASGMIQLHAVDSQVAALAPDASAARLQLLLTDSADTAGVSEAIVQTLNDDGVPATALTAADQTTQDVAALSGGQDQLTIVLLAFAVVAVIVTALVISNTFSVLVAQRTRELALLRCIGAGRGQIRRSVLLEAAIVGLVSSALGVLLATGVMWTLVQLARTVPGSEFATLAVPPSAVIAGMVVGVLMTVAAALVPARAATAVAPLAALRPVDYAGIGTRRGRVRLGIGVALVVGGSLLLAVGAIQANLLIALPGGALSFLGLLLCAGLFVPALVTWVGRLAKPLGVPGTLAAVNAVRNPARTTATATALIVGVTLVSMMMAGAQTSRTAFDDALAQNYPVDMAVQLEGGDPAEAVTSLLAIDGIEAVAQPTPVAVTGEEAGSQVVYTLSEEDAAAVLRSETAYPHEDAVVMPDGTDLTQLTVQGSFTEQTLPVAVAESRTIVPLISEATAENLGIMDKAETSGSILWLKVDDSLGSGDITSLRTEIVDTLSLPEYLVSGAALERATFNQIIDVLLLVVTALLAVAVLIALIGVANTLSLSVLERTRESALLRALGLTRGQLRGMLAVEAVLIAGVAALLGVGLGMLYGWLGAQSALGLIAAVTPSFPWLQLLGVLAVAVVAGLVASVMPARRAARLSPVQGLATDG; translated from the coding sequence GTGTTGATTGTTGCCCTCTCCCAGGTCGCGAGGCACGCCCGCCGGTATATCGCCGTCGGGCTTGCCGTGATGCTCGGCGTCGGTTTCCTCGCCGCCACCCTGATGGTCGGCGGGACGACGACGGCCACCCTCCAGAACAGCATCGGCACCGAATACGCCAACGCGGACCTGGTGGTCTCCTCCGAGAACGGCGGCCCGCTCCCCGCAGACGCTGCAGATCGCGTTGCCTCGATTTCCGGCGTCGACACCGTTCACGCTGATACGCAAGGCGCCGTTGTGCTTTCGGTGTCCGATACAACGAACATCGCCACCCTCGCCACGCTCGCCCCCGACGCGTTGGAGACCCTCGCTCTGACGGAGGGTGCACTGCCGGAGACCGATGGTGAAATCCTCATCGACTCGGAATCGGCCGGGCAGCTTGGCCTGTCCGTCGGTGATACCGCCACGGCGGCTTCCCTCGGCGCGGGAACGCCCGAGGAGAGCATCGCCTCGGGCGGAACGGAACTCGCCGTCGTCGGCATCACCGAACCTTCCGACCACCCGTTCGCCTCCGGAATGATCCAGCTGCACGCGGTCGATTCCCAGGTGGCCGCCCTTGCGCCGGACGCCTCCGCTGCGCGGCTGCAGCTCCTCCTCACGGACTCGGCGGATACCGCCGGGGTCAGCGAGGCGATCGTACAAACCCTGAACGACGACGGCGTCCCCGCCACGGCGCTGACCGCCGCCGACCAGACAACCCAGGATGTTGCCGCACTGTCCGGCGGGCAGGACCAGCTGACCATCGTGCTGCTGGCCTTCGCCGTGGTCGCGGTGATCGTGACGGCCCTGGTCATCTCCAACACCTTCTCGGTGTTGGTCGCCCAGCGAACGCGCGAGCTGGCGCTGCTGCGCTGCATCGGTGCCGGCCGCGGCCAGATCCGACGTTCTGTGCTGCTCGAGGCCGCGATCGTCGGACTCGTCTCCTCGGCGCTGGGAGTGCTGCTCGCCACGGGCGTCATGTGGACGCTCGTCCAGCTTGCCCGCACCGTGCCGGGCAGCGAGTTTGCAACCCTGGCGGTGCCGCCGTCGGCCGTTATCGCGGGAATGGTCGTGGGTGTCCTGATGACCGTCGCCGCGGCTCTGGTTCCCGCGCGGGCGGCCACCGCCGTCGCACCGCTCGCCGCGCTTCGCCCCGTTGACTACGCTGGAATCGGTACCCGCCGCGGGCGGGTCCGGCTGGGGATCGGGGTTGCGCTGGTGGTTGGCGGCAGTCTCCTCCTTGCCGTCGGCGCCATCCAGGCGAACCTGTTGATCGCACTACCGGGCGGCGCGCTCTCCTTCCTCGGGCTGCTCCTGTGCGCCGGGCTGTTTGTCCCGGCACTCGTCACCTGGGTGGGGCGGCTGGCGAAACCTCTCGGCGTGCCGGGAACGCTCGCCGCCGTCAACGCGGTTCGCAACCCCGCCCGGACCACGGCGACCGCCACCGCACTCATCGTCGGGGTCACGCTGGTCAGCATGATGATGGCGGGCGCGCAAACCTCCCGCACCGCCTTCGATGATGCGCTGGCCCAGAATTACCCGGTTGACATGGCCGTCCAGCTCGAAGGCGGGGACCCTGCTGAGGCCGTGACCTCGCTGCTGGCTATCGACGGGATCGAGGCAGTAGCCCAACCCACCCCCGTCGCGGTTACGGGCGAAGAAGCGGGATCGCAGGTGGTCTACACCCTCTCAGAGGAGGACGCGGCTGCAGTACTGCGCTCCGAAACCGCCTACCCACACGAGGACGCCGTTGTCATGCCCGATGGCACGGACCTGACGCAACTCACGGTTCAGGGTTCCTTCACCGAGCAGACGCTGCCCGTCGCAGTGGCTGAGAGCCGGACCATCGTTCCGTTGATCAGCGAAGCCACGGCGGAGAACCTGGGGATCATGGACAAGGCCGAAACCTCCGGAAGCATCCTCTGGCTCAAGGTTGACGACTCGCTTGGATCCGGCGACATCACCTCACTGCGCACGGAGATTGTGGACACCCTCAGCCTGCCCGAGTACCTCGTCTCCGGCGCCGCGCTGGAGCGGGCGACGTTCAACCAGATCATCGATGTGTTGCTCCTCGTCGTTACTGCGCTGCTGGCCGTTGCCGTACTGATCGCCCTGATCGGGGTGGCCAACACGCTTTCACTGTCAGTGCTGGAACGGACCCGGGAATCGGCACTGCTGCGTGCGCTCGGGCTCACCAGGGGCCAGCTGCGCGGAATGCTGGCCGTCGAGGCGGTCCTCATCGCCGGTGTGGCCGCCCTGCTCGGAGTCGGGCTCGGGATGCTCTACGGCTGGTTGGGCGCGCAGTCGGCACTGGGACTGATAGCCGCCGTCACGCCGTCGTTCCCCTGGCTGCAACTGCTCGGAGTGCTGGCAGTCGCCGTCGTTGCCGGGCTCGTTGCCTCGGTGATGCCGGCCCGACGGGCCGCACGGCTCTCCCCCGTGCAGGGATTGGCCACAGACGGCTGA